In Wolbachia endosymbiont (group B) of Germaria angustata, the following are encoded in one genomic region:
- a CDS encoding YbaB/EbfC family nucleoid-associated protein: MKQAQEMQKKLAEAQEKYIGKEFQGISGGGKVSILVEVIKIGGYKAKKVNIDLELMRNEEKDIVEDLVTAAFNDAIKKAEEDMANATSDLAGTMGLPPGFKLPF, encoded by the coding sequence ATGAAGCAAGCGCAAGAAATGCAAAAAAAGCTTGCGGAAGCTCAAGAAAAGTATATTGGAAAAGAGTTTCAAGGTATTTCTGGTGGTGGCAAAGTTTCTATATTAGTGGAAGTTATAAAAATAGGTGGCTATAAAGCTAAAAAGGTAAACATAGACTTAGAGCTTATGAGAAATGAAGAAAAAGACATAGTAGAAGATTTAGTGACAGCAGCGTTTAATGATGCCATTAAAAAAGCAGAAGAAGATATGGCAAATGCAACCTCTGATCTTGCAGGTACGATGGGGTTACCACCTGGATTTAAACTTCCTTTTTGA